The Lycium barbarum isolate Lr01 chromosome 10, ASM1917538v2, whole genome shotgun sequence genome includes a region encoding these proteins:
- the LOC132613924 gene encoding uncharacterized protein LOC132613924 isoform X1, producing MYTQRMQSDPVFGRRNDGLGFGILCGSKFQAGHLPSGVISGSRTIPVRSSGGNDNGWGSDMDTGFDSDDEVYAVESPSNSIASSKTTDSVPFSFSNKSASSWEPNGRSSRQSLKLSNGGIPSAPPLGDSLQERDQVAKQRKFFLSDDISGCSVAMDEAKAYKTATTGSAKDGQSAPSGRASDVPSNSSSALFPTYHASGRGSWQGFVAYEACVRLCLHSWAKGCHEAPAFLENECASLRDAFGARQVLLQSEEELLRKKSLELVGEGASMKPKKTFGKLKVQVRKVKMALDPPTGCSFSTLKPPKVKLEAIRAQLSNVKSTVSSEWGAIRKVRITPRVPSNGSLSHQSLAYLHAGTRYVKDISGILKLGVTNLRSSSASYDVVPETYFCSLRLKSLPEGDTVKMLAGSAETHLFLPEGLGDDLIVEVHDSKGNYCGRAVAQVADIADDPGDKLRWWSIYHEPEHELVGRVQLYITYSTSLDESSNTKCGPVAETIAYDSVLEAAMKVQQFQQRNLLLHGAWRWLVTEFASYYGVSDAYTKLRYLTYVMDVATPTADCLNLVYDLLLPVVSKPKNSLSHQENRILGEVSEKIEQIVALVFENYKSLDESLPSGIENMFKPATRVAAPALSPALKLYSLLNDILSPEVQLKLCRYFQTAAKKRSRRHLAETDEFVSNNNDNVLMDPMARSTAYQKMVSLCLNISNEVRTDIKINNQNILPSFLDLPNLSSSIYSTELCSRLRAFLVACPPTGPSSPVAELIVATADLQKDFSAWSISPVKGGVDAKELFHPYITLWIKEKRLALLEFCKPDKIKWPCVDTQHSTTPFIDDIYDRLKETLAEYDAVIRRWPEYLFSLETAIADVEKAVIETLDKKYADVLSPLKENIMPIKLGLKYVQKITKGTVCPFAVCKELGILLNSMKRMLDVLRPQIELQFKSWGSCLPDGGQVTPGERISEITVMLRTKFRGYMQAIMDKLVENTRLHSPTKLKKIIQDAKEGTQDSDLQIRIQPLKDLLDNTIEQLHMVFETQVFIIICRGFWDRIGQDVLKFLEERKDNRSSYKASRVAVSILDDIFASGMQKYLGNVLQEKDLEPPRSIADVRAMLCKDAVNDNDNNYFY from the exons ATGTATACTCAGAGGATGCAATCTGATCCTGTTTTTGGTCGAAGAAACGATGGATTAGGCTTTGGAATACTATGTGGTTCTAAGTTTCAAGCTGGGCATTTGCCATCTGGTGTTATTTCTGGTTCAAGAACTATACCTGTGAGAAGTAGCGGTGGCAATGATAATGGGTGGGGTTCTGATATGGATACTGGTTTTGATTCGGATGATGAGGTTTATGCAGTTGAGAGTCCATCAAATTCTATTGCAAGTTCTAAAACTACAGATTCGGTGCCATTTTCGTTCAGTAATAAGAGCGCCTCATCCTGGGAGCCGAATGGGAGGTCATCTAGGCAG AGCCTGAAGTTGTCCAATGGTGGGATTCCGAGTGCACCCCCGTTAGGTGATTCATTACAAGAACGCGATCAAGTTGCTAAGCAGCGTAAATTTTTTTTGTCAGATGACATATCAGGTTGTTCTGTAGCAATGGATGAAGCTAAAGCATATAAAACTGCAACCACAGGTTCTGCAAAAGACGGACAGTCTGCTCCGTCTGGAAG GGCCAGTGATGTACCTTCTAATTCTTCATCTGCCCTCTTTCCAACATATCATGCAAG TGGACGAGGTAGTTGGCAAGGTTTCGTTGCTTATGAGGCATGTGTTCGACTATGTCTTCATTCATGGGCGAAGGGTTGCCACGAGGCTCCAGCTTTCTTGGAAAACGAATGTGCCTCATTACGAGATGCTTTTGG CGCAAGGCAAGTGCTGTTACAATCGGAGGAAGAACTCTTGAGGAAAAAGTCCTTGGAACTTGTCGGTGAGGGAGCCTCGATGAAGCCGAAGAAAACTTTTGGCAAGCTGAAAGTACAAG TGCGTAAAGTGAAAATGGCATTGGACCCACCCACAGGCTGCAGTTTTTCCACTCTGAAACCACCAAAAGTGAAACTGGAGGCCATACGTGCTCAGTTGTCCAATGTGAAATCAACTGTCAGTTCTGAATGGGGAGCCATACGAAAAGTACGTATCACTCCAAGGGTACCTTCAAATGGTTCTTTATCACATCAAAGCTTGGCATACCTTCATGCCGGTACTCGTTATGTTAAAGACATTTCTGGGATTTTGAAACTTGGTGTAACTAATTTACGAAGCAGTTCAGCATCGTATGATGTAGTTCCTG AGACATACTTTTGTTCGTTGAGGTTGAAAAGTTTACCTGAAGGTGATACAGTGAAAATGCTAGCTGGATCCGCTGAAACACATCTATT CTTACCGGAGGGTCTGGGGGATGACTTAATTGTTGAAGTACATGACTCAAAGGGAAACTATTGTGGCCGTGCAGTAGCTCAGGTTGCTGATATTGCTGATGATCCG GGAGACAAACTCCGTTGGTGGTCCATATATCACGAACCAGAGCATGAACTTGTTGGAAGAGTACAACTATACATAACTTATTCTACTAGTCTTGATGAAAGTAGCAACACTAAG TGTGGTCCTGTCGCAGAAACCATTGCATATGATTCTGTTTTGGAAGCAGCGATGAAAGTTCAACAGTTTCAGCAGAGAAATTTGTTGCTCCATGGTGCTTGGAGGTGGTTAGTAACTGAATTTGCATCATACTATGGAGTCTCAGATGCATACACAAAATTAAG ATATCTTACTTATGTCATGGATGTTGCGACGCCTACAGCGGACTGTCTGAACTTGGTATATGATTTGCTGCTACCTGTGGTCTCTAAACCTAAGAATAGCCTAAGTCATCAAGAG AATCGTATTTTAGGAGAAGTTTCTGAGAAGATCGAGCAGATCGTTGCTCTAGTTTTCGAGAACTACAAGTCCTTAGATGAATCGTTACCATCGGGGATAGAGAATATGTTCAAACCTGCTACTAGAGTTGCAGCTCCTGCACTCTCTCCTGCTTTGAAGCTGTATAGTCTTCTTAACGATATACTTTCTCCAGAGGTCCAGTTGAAATTATGCAGATATTTCCAG ACTGCTGCGAAGAAAAGATCGAGAAGGCACTTGGCAGAAACAGATGAATTTGTCTCCAACAACAATGATAACGTATTAATGGATCCTATGGCTCGGTCCACAGCTTACCAGAAGATGGTATCACTTTGTTTGAATATCAGCAATGAAGTTCGTACCGACATAAAGATCAATAATCAAAATATACTTCCGAG TTTCCTGGACCTCCCAAATCTTTCGTCATCCATATACTCCACGGAGCTATGTAGCAGATTGCGTGCATTTCTTGTTGCATGTCCTCCCACTGGTCCCTCATCTCCTGTAGCAGAACTTATTGTCGCAACAGCTGATCTTCAGAAGGATTTTAGTGCCTGGAGCATCAG TCCTGTCAAAGGCGGAGTTGATGCAAAAGAGTTGTTTCATCCGTATATTACCCTGTGGATCAAGGAGAAGCGTCTTGCTTTGCTCGAATTCTGTAAACCTGACAAG ATAAAGTGGCCGTGTGTAGATACACAGCATTCAACAACTccttttattgatgatatctatGACCGACTAAAGGAGACATTAGCTGAATATGATGCTGTCATAAGACGCTGGCCTGAATACCTTTTCTCGTTGGAAACT GCTATTGCAGATGTAGAAAAGGCAGTTATTGAAACTCTGGACAAGAAGTATGCAGATGTTTTATCTCCATTAAAGGAGAATATAATGCCTATTAAATTAGGTCTCAAGTATGTCCAGAAAATTACCAAAGGCACAGTATGTCCGTTTGCAGTCTGCAAAGAG CTGGGAATTCTTTTGAATTCCATGAAGAGAATGCTGGACGTTCTACGGCCGCAGATAGAACTGCAATTCAAGTCATGGGGTTCTTGCCTGCCAGATGGTGGACAGGTCACTCCAGGAGAGCGAATCAGTGAAATTACAGTCATGTTGCGAACCAAATTCAGAGGTTATATGCAAGCAATCATGGATAAACTGGTGGAAAAT ACAAGATTGCACAGTCCCACTAAACTGAAGAAAATTATCCAAGATGCTAAGGAAGGTACACAGGATTCTGATCTACAAATTAGGATTCAGCCGTTGAAGGATCTGCTGGATAATACAATCGAGCAACTTCATATGGTATTTGAGACGCAAGTTTTCATTATTATTTGCCGAGGCTTCTGGGATCGGATTGGGCAG GATGTGCTGAAGTTTTTGGAAGAGAGGAAAGACAATAGGTCTTCGTACAAAGCATCGCGAGTTGCCGTATCT ATATTAGACGACATATTTGCATCGGGAATGCAAAAATATCTAGGCAATGTACTTCAAGAGAAAGACTTGGAACCGCCTAGATCAATTGCAGATGTTCGAGCCATGCTTTGTAAAGACGCTGTGAATGACAACGACAACAACTACTTCTATTAG
- the LOC132613924 gene encoding uncharacterized protein LOC132613924 isoform X2, producing MYTQRMQSDPVFGRRNDGLGFGILCGSKFQAGHLPSGVISGSRTIPVRSSGGNDNGWGSDMDTGFDSDDEVYAVESPSNSIASSKTTDSVPFSFSNKSASSWEPNGRSSRQSLKLSNDDISGCSVAMDEAKAYKTATTGSAKDGQSAPSGRASDVPSNSSSALFPTYHASGRGSWQGFVAYEACVRLCLHSWAKGCHEAPAFLENECASLRDAFGARQVLLQSEEELLRKKSLELVGEGASMKPKKTFGKLKVQVRKVKMALDPPTGCSFSTLKPPKVKLEAIRAQLSNVKSTVSSEWGAIRKVRITPRVPSNGSLSHQSLAYLHAGTRYVKDISGILKLGVTNLRSSSASYDVVPETYFCSLRLKSLPEGDTVKMLAGSAETHLFLPEGLGDDLIVEVHDSKGNYCGRAVAQVADIADDPGDKLRWWSIYHEPEHELVGRVQLYITYSTSLDESSNTKCGPVAETIAYDSVLEAAMKVQQFQQRNLLLHGAWRWLVTEFASYYGVSDAYTKLRYLTYVMDVATPTADCLNLVYDLLLPVVSKPKNSLSHQENRILGEVSEKIEQIVALVFENYKSLDESLPSGIENMFKPATRVAAPALSPALKLYSLLNDILSPEVQLKLCRYFQTAAKKRSRRHLAETDEFVSNNNDNVLMDPMARSTAYQKMVSLCLNISNEVRTDIKINNQNILPSFLDLPNLSSSIYSTELCSRLRAFLVACPPTGPSSPVAELIVATADLQKDFSAWSISPVKGGVDAKELFHPYITLWIKEKRLALLEFCKPDKIKWPCVDTQHSTTPFIDDIYDRLKETLAEYDAVIRRWPEYLFSLETAIADVEKAVIETLDKKYADVLSPLKENIMPIKLGLKYVQKITKGTVCPFAVCKELGILLNSMKRMLDVLRPQIELQFKSWGSCLPDGGQVTPGERISEITVMLRTKFRGYMQAIMDKLVENTRLHSPTKLKKIIQDAKEGTQDSDLQIRIQPLKDLLDNTIEQLHMVFETQVFIIICRGFWDRIGQDVLKFLEERKDNRSSYKASRVAVSILDDIFASGMQKYLGNVLQEKDLEPPRSIADVRAMLCKDAVNDNDNNYFY from the exons ATGTATACTCAGAGGATGCAATCTGATCCTGTTTTTGGTCGAAGAAACGATGGATTAGGCTTTGGAATACTATGTGGTTCTAAGTTTCAAGCTGGGCATTTGCCATCTGGTGTTATTTCTGGTTCAAGAACTATACCTGTGAGAAGTAGCGGTGGCAATGATAATGGGTGGGGTTCTGATATGGATACTGGTTTTGATTCGGATGATGAGGTTTATGCAGTTGAGAGTCCATCAAATTCTATTGCAAGTTCTAAAACTACAGATTCGGTGCCATTTTCGTTCAGTAATAAGAGCGCCTCATCCTGGGAGCCGAATGGGAGGTCATCTAGGCAG AGCCTGAAGTTGTCCAATG ATGACATATCAGGTTGTTCTGTAGCAATGGATGAAGCTAAAGCATATAAAACTGCAACCACAGGTTCTGCAAAAGACGGACAGTCTGCTCCGTCTGGAAG GGCCAGTGATGTACCTTCTAATTCTTCATCTGCCCTCTTTCCAACATATCATGCAAG TGGACGAGGTAGTTGGCAAGGTTTCGTTGCTTATGAGGCATGTGTTCGACTATGTCTTCATTCATGGGCGAAGGGTTGCCACGAGGCTCCAGCTTTCTTGGAAAACGAATGTGCCTCATTACGAGATGCTTTTGG CGCAAGGCAAGTGCTGTTACAATCGGAGGAAGAACTCTTGAGGAAAAAGTCCTTGGAACTTGTCGGTGAGGGAGCCTCGATGAAGCCGAAGAAAACTTTTGGCAAGCTGAAAGTACAAG TGCGTAAAGTGAAAATGGCATTGGACCCACCCACAGGCTGCAGTTTTTCCACTCTGAAACCACCAAAAGTGAAACTGGAGGCCATACGTGCTCAGTTGTCCAATGTGAAATCAACTGTCAGTTCTGAATGGGGAGCCATACGAAAAGTACGTATCACTCCAAGGGTACCTTCAAATGGTTCTTTATCACATCAAAGCTTGGCATACCTTCATGCCGGTACTCGTTATGTTAAAGACATTTCTGGGATTTTGAAACTTGGTGTAACTAATTTACGAAGCAGTTCAGCATCGTATGATGTAGTTCCTG AGACATACTTTTGTTCGTTGAGGTTGAAAAGTTTACCTGAAGGTGATACAGTGAAAATGCTAGCTGGATCCGCTGAAACACATCTATT CTTACCGGAGGGTCTGGGGGATGACTTAATTGTTGAAGTACATGACTCAAAGGGAAACTATTGTGGCCGTGCAGTAGCTCAGGTTGCTGATATTGCTGATGATCCG GGAGACAAACTCCGTTGGTGGTCCATATATCACGAACCAGAGCATGAACTTGTTGGAAGAGTACAACTATACATAACTTATTCTACTAGTCTTGATGAAAGTAGCAACACTAAG TGTGGTCCTGTCGCAGAAACCATTGCATATGATTCTGTTTTGGAAGCAGCGATGAAAGTTCAACAGTTTCAGCAGAGAAATTTGTTGCTCCATGGTGCTTGGAGGTGGTTAGTAACTGAATTTGCATCATACTATGGAGTCTCAGATGCATACACAAAATTAAG ATATCTTACTTATGTCATGGATGTTGCGACGCCTACAGCGGACTGTCTGAACTTGGTATATGATTTGCTGCTACCTGTGGTCTCTAAACCTAAGAATAGCCTAAGTCATCAAGAG AATCGTATTTTAGGAGAAGTTTCTGAGAAGATCGAGCAGATCGTTGCTCTAGTTTTCGAGAACTACAAGTCCTTAGATGAATCGTTACCATCGGGGATAGAGAATATGTTCAAACCTGCTACTAGAGTTGCAGCTCCTGCACTCTCTCCTGCTTTGAAGCTGTATAGTCTTCTTAACGATATACTTTCTCCAGAGGTCCAGTTGAAATTATGCAGATATTTCCAG ACTGCTGCGAAGAAAAGATCGAGAAGGCACTTGGCAGAAACAGATGAATTTGTCTCCAACAACAATGATAACGTATTAATGGATCCTATGGCTCGGTCCACAGCTTACCAGAAGATGGTATCACTTTGTTTGAATATCAGCAATGAAGTTCGTACCGACATAAAGATCAATAATCAAAATATACTTCCGAG TTTCCTGGACCTCCCAAATCTTTCGTCATCCATATACTCCACGGAGCTATGTAGCAGATTGCGTGCATTTCTTGTTGCATGTCCTCCCACTGGTCCCTCATCTCCTGTAGCAGAACTTATTGTCGCAACAGCTGATCTTCAGAAGGATTTTAGTGCCTGGAGCATCAG TCCTGTCAAAGGCGGAGTTGATGCAAAAGAGTTGTTTCATCCGTATATTACCCTGTGGATCAAGGAGAAGCGTCTTGCTTTGCTCGAATTCTGTAAACCTGACAAG ATAAAGTGGCCGTGTGTAGATACACAGCATTCAACAACTccttttattgatgatatctatGACCGACTAAAGGAGACATTAGCTGAATATGATGCTGTCATAAGACGCTGGCCTGAATACCTTTTCTCGTTGGAAACT GCTATTGCAGATGTAGAAAAGGCAGTTATTGAAACTCTGGACAAGAAGTATGCAGATGTTTTATCTCCATTAAAGGAGAATATAATGCCTATTAAATTAGGTCTCAAGTATGTCCAGAAAATTACCAAAGGCACAGTATGTCCGTTTGCAGTCTGCAAAGAG CTGGGAATTCTTTTGAATTCCATGAAGAGAATGCTGGACGTTCTACGGCCGCAGATAGAACTGCAATTCAAGTCATGGGGTTCTTGCCTGCCAGATGGTGGACAGGTCACTCCAGGAGAGCGAATCAGTGAAATTACAGTCATGTTGCGAACCAAATTCAGAGGTTATATGCAAGCAATCATGGATAAACTGGTGGAAAAT ACAAGATTGCACAGTCCCACTAAACTGAAGAAAATTATCCAAGATGCTAAGGAAGGTACACAGGATTCTGATCTACAAATTAGGATTCAGCCGTTGAAGGATCTGCTGGATAATACAATCGAGCAACTTCATATGGTATTTGAGACGCAAGTTTTCATTATTATTTGCCGAGGCTTCTGGGATCGGATTGGGCAG GATGTGCTGAAGTTTTTGGAAGAGAGGAAAGACAATAGGTCTTCGTACAAAGCATCGCGAGTTGCCGTATCT ATATTAGACGACATATTTGCATCGGGAATGCAAAAATATCTAGGCAATGTACTTCAAGAGAAAGACTTGGAACCGCCTAGATCAATTGCAGATGTTCGAGCCATGCTTTGTAAAGACGCTGTGAATGACAACGACAACAACTACTTCTATTAG
- the LOC132613924 gene encoding uncharacterized protein LOC132613924 isoform X3 — translation MDEAKAYKTATTGSAKDGQSAPSGRASDVPSNSSSALFPTYHASGRGSWQGFVAYEACVRLCLHSWAKGCHEAPAFLENECASLRDAFGARQVLLQSEEELLRKKSLELVGEGASMKPKKTFGKLKVQVRKVKMALDPPTGCSFSTLKPPKVKLEAIRAQLSNVKSTVSSEWGAIRKVRITPRVPSNGSLSHQSLAYLHAGTRYVKDISGILKLGVTNLRSSSASYDVVPETYFCSLRLKSLPEGDTVKMLAGSAETHLFLPEGLGDDLIVEVHDSKGNYCGRAVAQVADIADDPGDKLRWWSIYHEPEHELVGRVQLYITYSTSLDESSNTKCGPVAETIAYDSVLEAAMKVQQFQQRNLLLHGAWRWLVTEFASYYGVSDAYTKLRYLTYVMDVATPTADCLNLVYDLLLPVVSKPKNSLSHQENRILGEVSEKIEQIVALVFENYKSLDESLPSGIENMFKPATRVAAPALSPALKLYSLLNDILSPEVQLKLCRYFQTAAKKRSRRHLAETDEFVSNNNDNVLMDPMARSTAYQKMVSLCLNISNEVRTDIKINNQNILPSFLDLPNLSSSIYSTELCSRLRAFLVACPPTGPSSPVAELIVATADLQKDFSAWSISPVKGGVDAKELFHPYITLWIKEKRLALLEFCKPDKIKWPCVDTQHSTTPFIDDIYDRLKETLAEYDAVIRRWPEYLFSLETAIADVEKAVIETLDKKYADVLSPLKENIMPIKLGLKYVQKITKGTVCPFAVCKELGILLNSMKRMLDVLRPQIELQFKSWGSCLPDGGQVTPGERISEITVMLRTKFRGYMQAIMDKLVENTRLHSPTKLKKIIQDAKEGTQDSDLQIRIQPLKDLLDNTIEQLHMVFETQVFIIICRGFWDRIGQDVLKFLEERKDNRSSYKASRVAVSILDDIFASGMQKYLGNVLQEKDLEPPRSIADVRAMLCKDAVNDNDNNYFY, via the exons ATGGATGAAGCTAAAGCATATAAAACTGCAACCACAGGTTCTGCAAAAGACGGACAGTCTGCTCCGTCTGGAAG GGCCAGTGATGTACCTTCTAATTCTTCATCTGCCCTCTTTCCAACATATCATGCAAG TGGACGAGGTAGTTGGCAAGGTTTCGTTGCTTATGAGGCATGTGTTCGACTATGTCTTCATTCATGGGCGAAGGGTTGCCACGAGGCTCCAGCTTTCTTGGAAAACGAATGTGCCTCATTACGAGATGCTTTTGG CGCAAGGCAAGTGCTGTTACAATCGGAGGAAGAACTCTTGAGGAAAAAGTCCTTGGAACTTGTCGGTGAGGGAGCCTCGATGAAGCCGAAGAAAACTTTTGGCAAGCTGAAAGTACAAG TGCGTAAAGTGAAAATGGCATTGGACCCACCCACAGGCTGCAGTTTTTCCACTCTGAAACCACCAAAAGTGAAACTGGAGGCCATACGTGCTCAGTTGTCCAATGTGAAATCAACTGTCAGTTCTGAATGGGGAGCCATACGAAAAGTACGTATCACTCCAAGGGTACCTTCAAATGGTTCTTTATCACATCAAAGCTTGGCATACCTTCATGCCGGTACTCGTTATGTTAAAGACATTTCTGGGATTTTGAAACTTGGTGTAACTAATTTACGAAGCAGTTCAGCATCGTATGATGTAGTTCCTG AGACATACTTTTGTTCGTTGAGGTTGAAAAGTTTACCTGAAGGTGATACAGTGAAAATGCTAGCTGGATCCGCTGAAACACATCTATT CTTACCGGAGGGTCTGGGGGATGACTTAATTGTTGAAGTACATGACTCAAAGGGAAACTATTGTGGCCGTGCAGTAGCTCAGGTTGCTGATATTGCTGATGATCCG GGAGACAAACTCCGTTGGTGGTCCATATATCACGAACCAGAGCATGAACTTGTTGGAAGAGTACAACTATACATAACTTATTCTACTAGTCTTGATGAAAGTAGCAACACTAAG TGTGGTCCTGTCGCAGAAACCATTGCATATGATTCTGTTTTGGAAGCAGCGATGAAAGTTCAACAGTTTCAGCAGAGAAATTTGTTGCTCCATGGTGCTTGGAGGTGGTTAGTAACTGAATTTGCATCATACTATGGAGTCTCAGATGCATACACAAAATTAAG ATATCTTACTTATGTCATGGATGTTGCGACGCCTACAGCGGACTGTCTGAACTTGGTATATGATTTGCTGCTACCTGTGGTCTCTAAACCTAAGAATAGCCTAAGTCATCAAGAG AATCGTATTTTAGGAGAAGTTTCTGAGAAGATCGAGCAGATCGTTGCTCTAGTTTTCGAGAACTACAAGTCCTTAGATGAATCGTTACCATCGGGGATAGAGAATATGTTCAAACCTGCTACTAGAGTTGCAGCTCCTGCACTCTCTCCTGCTTTGAAGCTGTATAGTCTTCTTAACGATATACTTTCTCCAGAGGTCCAGTTGAAATTATGCAGATATTTCCAG ACTGCTGCGAAGAAAAGATCGAGAAGGCACTTGGCAGAAACAGATGAATTTGTCTCCAACAACAATGATAACGTATTAATGGATCCTATGGCTCGGTCCACAGCTTACCAGAAGATGGTATCACTTTGTTTGAATATCAGCAATGAAGTTCGTACCGACATAAAGATCAATAATCAAAATATACTTCCGAG TTTCCTGGACCTCCCAAATCTTTCGTCATCCATATACTCCACGGAGCTATGTAGCAGATTGCGTGCATTTCTTGTTGCATGTCCTCCCACTGGTCCCTCATCTCCTGTAGCAGAACTTATTGTCGCAACAGCTGATCTTCAGAAGGATTTTAGTGCCTGGAGCATCAG TCCTGTCAAAGGCGGAGTTGATGCAAAAGAGTTGTTTCATCCGTATATTACCCTGTGGATCAAGGAGAAGCGTCTTGCTTTGCTCGAATTCTGTAAACCTGACAAG ATAAAGTGGCCGTGTGTAGATACACAGCATTCAACAACTccttttattgatgatatctatGACCGACTAAAGGAGACATTAGCTGAATATGATGCTGTCATAAGACGCTGGCCTGAATACCTTTTCTCGTTGGAAACT GCTATTGCAGATGTAGAAAAGGCAGTTATTGAAACTCTGGACAAGAAGTATGCAGATGTTTTATCTCCATTAAAGGAGAATATAATGCCTATTAAATTAGGTCTCAAGTATGTCCAGAAAATTACCAAAGGCACAGTATGTCCGTTTGCAGTCTGCAAAGAG CTGGGAATTCTTTTGAATTCCATGAAGAGAATGCTGGACGTTCTACGGCCGCAGATAGAACTGCAATTCAAGTCATGGGGTTCTTGCCTGCCAGATGGTGGACAGGTCACTCCAGGAGAGCGAATCAGTGAAATTACAGTCATGTTGCGAACCAAATTCAGAGGTTATATGCAAGCAATCATGGATAAACTGGTGGAAAAT ACAAGATTGCACAGTCCCACTAAACTGAAGAAAATTATCCAAGATGCTAAGGAAGGTACACAGGATTCTGATCTACAAATTAGGATTCAGCCGTTGAAGGATCTGCTGGATAATACAATCGAGCAACTTCATATGGTATTTGAGACGCAAGTTTTCATTATTATTTGCCGAGGCTTCTGGGATCGGATTGGGCAG GATGTGCTGAAGTTTTTGGAAGAGAGGAAAGACAATAGGTCTTCGTACAAAGCATCGCGAGTTGCCGTATCT ATATTAGACGACATATTTGCATCGGGAATGCAAAAATATCTAGGCAATGTACTTCAAGAGAAAGACTTGGAACCGCCTAGATCAATTGCAGATGTTCGAGCCATGCTTTGTAAAGACGCTGTGAATGACAACGACAACAACTACTTCTATTAG
- the LOC132614673 gene encoding uncharacterized protein LOC132614673, with translation MELCTPTAFSNLPNHKLINSNQWRPSLLIKKPSKSRFNPGLFYRKSSAIRSKSETEAYELYVPPTVEEKDDRAFKNEAPIEESRKDKEIDDYTSMIYEPSKFENTDDGAVQNEAPIEDSSKDKDTLTYEPPKVEEKDDAAVQTEAPIEDSALDFDSQLSKLFDKLNIKYDPEDSSSIILFGGAAVTALWLTTAIVGAIDSIPLFPKLLEVVGLGYTLWFSTRYLLFKKNRDELAAKIEELKQEVLGSSDD, from the exons ATGGAGCTGTGCACACCTACAGCCTTCTCAAACCTTCCAAATCACAAACTTATCAATTCAAACCAATGGAGACCCTCTCTTTTAATCAAGAAACCCTCTAAATCTCGCTTCAATCCAG GGTTGTTTTACCGGAAAAGCTCAGCTATTAGATCAAAATCAGAGACAGAGGCTTATGAGTTATATGTACCTCCTACGGTTGAGGAGAAAGATGACAGAGCTTTTAAGAATGAAGCGCCAATAGAAGAATCTAGGAAAGACAAAGAGATAGATGATTATACGTCTATGATATATGAACCTTCTAAGTTCGAAAATACAGACGATGGAGCTGTTCAGAATGAAGCACCGATAGAAGATTCTAGTAAAGACAAAGACACTTTGACATATGAACCTCCCAAAGTTGAAGAGAAAGATGATGCAGCTGTTCAAACTGAAGCACCAATAGAAGATTCTGCTCTGGACTTTGATTCACAATTGTCCAAGTTATTTGACAAGCTAAATATTAAG TATGATCCTGAAGATTCCTCTTCAATTATCCTATTTGGTGGTGCTGCTGTCACTGCTCTTTGGTTGACAACTGCTATTGTTGGAGCCATAGATTCTATTCCTTTG TTTCCTAAATTACTTGAAGTGGTGGGTCTTGGGTACACTCTCTGGTTTAGTACCCGTTATTTGCTTTTCAAG AAAAATAGGGATGAGCTAGCTGCTAAGATTGAAGAGCTTAAGCAGGAGGTATTAGGTTCAAGCGATGATTAA